From the Ciona intestinalis chromosome 2, KH, whole genome shotgun sequence genome, one window contains:
- the LOC100175017 gene encoding venom phosphodiesterase 2-like isoform X1, giving the protein MYQLFLTSFALIAVGLAANTEDTVSDYLCLDECNVTRSRCSCMDECINLKNCCSDFQHICKGQSLWKDEECATLQEMICPNGFDAPPVILFSIDGFKSEYIYREETPNIWKLASCGVHAPYMRSVYPTTTFPNHYSMATGLYPESHGIIDNSMYDHEHNTEFYLGSPNTMLQFWWGGEPIWVTTSNQGLKSATYFWVGSDVNITRYPDYYKTYDGSVPNEERMYQALDWLDLPKQERPSFIALYLSLVDHTGHVHGPDSPEVNRDLTIADNMVGILMDGLKLRGLENCVNIMILADHGMAPISCERVTYVDKYGVDMNTVNFYGGAFGRVGKSRDENKWPEFDQEHIESQLSCQTEDTRWQVNKLIQHKASLHLVKIRFAFVILQVFSKQTDLPKRYHYANNKRIEEIQLVVDDEWLAGSTNTTTFCDGGMHGYDNEYKSMHALFTGHGPGFKRAYNISEGFDNIELYNLMADLLSITPAPNNGTPGSLYHIMTNPKQIIPLDFGDDVAVCIMKDTNVADDDLGCSYCAGLSEAEANQRLRNAIDNVDYNNIATPYGRPQVKSTDPDFSPYCLLTQQDYIMSYCMKRKMPYFVSYTLNAKNRNLAKPSSCNRPDIRIAAIHSPKCSQFNTNGDLLQTNLYPAELSNGDAVHDALIVTNTAPMYSSTATVWNYMAKVLADWSVKYGGINVIAGPAFDYNYDSLPDTTDDLMTWQKYIGTGNDTILIPSHFFIIVTRCLEYEVMKIDQCVNSPTKLEVLSWIVPNYKEPPCGAMSNQPASDWIPKTLKEHVARLRDVEILTGLSFLPKWTHAQNVDQETRVEVTRLRLRLPQFNSQWMMDFLNQPSSANHKNGVNSLIAMAFCVTVYMLNL; this is encoded by the exons ATGTATCAGCTATTTTTGACAAGTTTTGCTCTCATTGCTGTCGGGTTAGCAGCAAATACAGAAG ACACCGTGTCCGACTATCTCTGCCTTGACGAATGCAATGTTACGCGGTCAAGATGTTCCTGCATGGATGAATGTATCAATCTGAAGAATTGCTGCTCGGATTTTCAACACATTTGTAAAG GTCAGTCGTTATGGAAAGACGAAGAATGTGCCACGTTGCAAGAAATGATTTGTCCAAATGG ATTTGACGCCCCGCccgttattttattttctattgaCGGATTCAAATCAGAATACATCTACAGAGAAGAGACACCAAACATTTGGAAATTGG CGTCATGCGGAGTTCATGCACCTTACATGAGGTCTGTTTACCCGACGACAACATTTCCAAACCATTACTCAATGGCAACG GGTTTGTATCCTGAAAGCCATGGAATCATAGACAACAGCATGTACGACCACGAACACAACACTGAATTCTACCTTGGTTCCCCAAACACAATGCTTCAATTTTGGTGGGGTGGCGAACCG atctGGGTAACGACTAGTAACCAAGGCTTGAAGAGCGCTACGTATTTCTGGGTGGGCTCTGACGTCAATATTACGAGGTATCCagattattataaaacatacgATGGAAGTGTCCCGAATGAAGAACGGATGTACCAAGCTCTCGATTGGTTAGATTTGCCAAAGCAAGAAAG GCCGTCGTTTATTGCCTTGTATTTGAGTTTGGTCGACCACACTGGGCATGTACATGGACCCGATTCCCCAGAAGTTAACCGTGATCTGACGATCGCTGATAATATGGTTGGAATACTGATGGATGGCTTGAAACTTAGAGGATTGGAGAACTGTGTCAATATTATGATATTAGCGGATCATG GTATGGCACCAATCAGCTGTGAGAGGGTTACGTATGTGGATAAGTATGGAGTGGACATGAACACAGTAAATTTCTACGGGGGTGCTTTCGGCAGAGTAGGAAAAAGTAGAGACGAAAATAAGTGGCCCGAATTTGACCAGGAACACATTGAAAGTCAGTTGAGCTGCCAAACGGAAGACACCCGCTGGCAGGTAAACAAGCTTATTCAGCATAAAGCAAGTTTGCATCTCGTCAAGATTAGATTTGCTTTCGTTATATTGCAGGTGTTCTCTAAACAAACAGATCTACCGAAGCGTTATCACTACGCAAACAATAAACGAATTGAAGAAATTCAACTTGTAGTGGACGATGAATGGTTAGCAGG ATCTACTAATACAACGACATTTTGTGATGGAGGCATGCATGGGTACGACAACGAGTACAAGAGCATGCAC gCCTTGTTCACTGGCCATGGACCAGGTTTTAAGCGTGCGTACAACATCTCGGAGGGTTTTGATAATATAGAACTCTACAATCTTATGGCGG ACCTGTTGTCCATCACGCCTGCACCTAACAACGGCACGCCTGGTTCTTTGTATCATATTATGACAAATCCAAAGCAAATAATCCCCTTGGACTTTGGTGATGACGTCGCAGTTTGTATCATGAAGGACACCAATGTTGCAGACGATGATCTGGGTTGTTCTTACTGCGCG GGTCTTTCAGAAGCTGAGGCAAATCAACGGTTGAGGAATGCAATAGATAATG tcgATTACAACAACATTGCAACTCCATATGGGCGGCCTCAGGTTAAAAGTACAGATCCTGATTTTTCCCCATATTGTCTCCTCACCCAGCAGGACTACATTATGTCGTATTGCATGAAGCGAAAGATGCCGTACTTTGTATCCTACACATTGAATGCTAAG AATAGAAATCTAGCAAAGCCATCGTCTTGCAACAGACCTGATATAAGAATAGCGGCAATACATTCCCCGAAATGTTCTCAATTCAATACTAACGGGGACTTATTGCAAACAAATCTATACCCAGCTG AATTATCGAACGGTGATGCGGTGCACGATGCTCTGATAGTTACAAACACAGCACCGATGTATTCATCAACAGCTACCG TGTGGAATTATATGGCGAAAGTGCTGGCAGACTGGTCAGTAAAATATGGCGGTATCAATGTAATAGCTGGACCCGCTTTTGATTACAACTATGACAGTCTTCCAGATACAACAGACGATCTGATGAC ATGGCAAAAGTACATCGGGACTGGAAACGACACTATTCTGATTCCGTCCCATTTCTTTATAATTGTAACCCGCTGCTTGGAATACGAAGTAATGAAGATTGACCAATGTGTAAATTCGCCGACAAAATTGGAAGTTTTAAGCTGGATTGTTCCAAACTATAAAGAACCGCCTTGCGGTGCG ATGTCCAACCAGCCAGCTAGCGATTGGATACCGAAAACGCTAAAGGAACACGTCGCTCGACTGAGGGATGTCGAAATACTGACCGGATTGTCTTTCCTACCAAAATGGACGCACGCACAAAACGTCGACCAAGAAACCAGAGTTGAAGTCACGCGTTTGCGGCTCAGATTGCCACAGTTTAATAGCCAGTGGATGATGGACTTTTTAAATCAACCGTCAAGTGCAAACCACAAAAATGGGGTTAACAGTCTGATTGCAATGGCATTTTGTGTGACTGTGTATATGCTCAATTTGTAG
- the LOC100175017 gene encoding venom phosphodiesterase 2-like isoform X2 → MYQLFLTSFALIAVGLAANTEDTVSDYLCLDECNVTRSRCSCMDECINLKNCCSDFQHICKGQSLWKDEECATLQEMICPNGFDAPPVILFSIDGFKSEYIYREETPNIWKLASCGVHAPYMRSVYPTTTFPNHYSMATGLYPESHGIIDNSMYDHEHNTEFYLGSPNTMLQFWWGGEPIWVTTSNQGLKSATYFWVGSDVNITRYPDYYKTYDGSVPNEERMYQALDWLDLPKQERPSFIALYLSLVDHTGHVHGPDSPEVNRDLTIADNMVGILMDGLKLRGLENCVNIMILADHGMAPISCERVTYVDKYGVDMNTVNFYGGAFGRVGKSRDENKWPEFDQEHIESQLSCQTEDTRWQVFSKQTDLPKRYHYANNKRIEEIQLVVDDEWLAGSTNTTTFCDGGMHGYDNEYKSMHALFTGHGPGFKRAYNISEGFDNIELYNLMADLLSITPAPNNGTPGSLYHIMTNPKQIIPLDFGDDVAVCIMKDTNVADDDLGCSYCAGLSEAEANQRLRNAIDNVDYNNIATPYGRPQVKSTDPDFSPYCLLTQQDYIMSYCMKRKMPYFVSYTLNAKNRNLAKPSSCNRPDIRIAAIHSPKCSQFNTNGDLLQTNLYPAELSNGDAVHDALIVTNTAPMYSSTATVWNYMAKVLADWSVKYGGINVIAGPAFDYNYDSLPDTTDDLMTWQKYIGTGNDTILIPSHFFIIVTRCLEYEVMKIDQCVNSPTKLEVLSWIVPNYKEPPCGAMSNQPASDWIPKTLKEHVARLRDVEILTGLSFLPKWTHAQNVDQETRVEVTRLRLRLPQFNSQWMMDFLNQPSSANHKNGVNSLIAMAFCVTVYMLNL, encoded by the exons ATGTATCAGCTATTTTTGACAAGTTTTGCTCTCATTGCTGTCGGGTTAGCAGCAAATACAGAAG ACACCGTGTCCGACTATCTCTGCCTTGACGAATGCAATGTTACGCGGTCAAGATGTTCCTGCATGGATGAATGTATCAATCTGAAGAATTGCTGCTCGGATTTTCAACACATTTGTAAAG GTCAGTCGTTATGGAAAGACGAAGAATGTGCCACGTTGCAAGAAATGATTTGTCCAAATGG ATTTGACGCCCCGCccgttattttattttctattgaCGGATTCAAATCAGAATACATCTACAGAGAAGAGACACCAAACATTTGGAAATTGG CGTCATGCGGAGTTCATGCACCTTACATGAGGTCTGTTTACCCGACGACAACATTTCCAAACCATTACTCAATGGCAACG GGTTTGTATCCTGAAAGCCATGGAATCATAGACAACAGCATGTACGACCACGAACACAACACTGAATTCTACCTTGGTTCCCCAAACACAATGCTTCAATTTTGGTGGGGTGGCGAACCG atctGGGTAACGACTAGTAACCAAGGCTTGAAGAGCGCTACGTATTTCTGGGTGGGCTCTGACGTCAATATTACGAGGTATCCagattattataaaacatacgATGGAAGTGTCCCGAATGAAGAACGGATGTACCAAGCTCTCGATTGGTTAGATTTGCCAAAGCAAGAAAG GCCGTCGTTTATTGCCTTGTATTTGAGTTTGGTCGACCACACTGGGCATGTACATGGACCCGATTCCCCAGAAGTTAACCGTGATCTGACGATCGCTGATAATATGGTTGGAATACTGATGGATGGCTTGAAACTTAGAGGATTGGAGAACTGTGTCAATATTATGATATTAGCGGATCATG GTATGGCACCAATCAGCTGTGAGAGGGTTACGTATGTGGATAAGTATGGAGTGGACATGAACACAGTAAATTTCTACGGGGGTGCTTTCGGCAGAGTAGGAAAAAGTAGAGACGAAAATAAGTGGCCCGAATTTGACCAGGAACACATTGAAAGTCAGTTGAGCTGCCAAACGGAAGACACCCGCTGGCAG GTGTTCTCTAAACAAACAGATCTACCGAAGCGTTATCACTACGCAAACAATAAACGAATTGAAGAAATTCAACTTGTAGTGGACGATGAATGGTTAGCAGG ATCTACTAATACAACGACATTTTGTGATGGAGGCATGCATGGGTACGACAACGAGTACAAGAGCATGCAC gCCTTGTTCACTGGCCATGGACCAGGTTTTAAGCGTGCGTACAACATCTCGGAGGGTTTTGATAATATAGAACTCTACAATCTTATGGCGG ACCTGTTGTCCATCACGCCTGCACCTAACAACGGCACGCCTGGTTCTTTGTATCATATTATGACAAATCCAAAGCAAATAATCCCCTTGGACTTTGGTGATGACGTCGCAGTTTGTATCATGAAGGACACCAATGTTGCAGACGATGATCTGGGTTGTTCTTACTGCGCG GGTCTTTCAGAAGCTGAGGCAAATCAACGGTTGAGGAATGCAATAGATAATG tcgATTACAACAACATTGCAACTCCATATGGGCGGCCTCAGGTTAAAAGTACAGATCCTGATTTTTCCCCATATTGTCTCCTCACCCAGCAGGACTACATTATGTCGTATTGCATGAAGCGAAAGATGCCGTACTTTGTATCCTACACATTGAATGCTAAG AATAGAAATCTAGCAAAGCCATCGTCTTGCAACAGACCTGATATAAGAATAGCGGCAATACATTCCCCGAAATGTTCTCAATTCAATACTAACGGGGACTTATTGCAAACAAATCTATACCCAGCTG AATTATCGAACGGTGATGCGGTGCACGATGCTCTGATAGTTACAAACACAGCACCGATGTATTCATCAACAGCTACCG TGTGGAATTATATGGCGAAAGTGCTGGCAGACTGGTCAGTAAAATATGGCGGTATCAATGTAATAGCTGGACCCGCTTTTGATTACAACTATGACAGTCTTCCAGATACAACAGACGATCTGATGAC ATGGCAAAAGTACATCGGGACTGGAAACGACACTATTCTGATTCCGTCCCATTTCTTTATAATTGTAACCCGCTGCTTGGAATACGAAGTAATGAAGATTGACCAATGTGTAAATTCGCCGACAAAATTGGAAGTTTTAAGCTGGATTGTTCCAAACTATAAAGAACCGCCTTGCGGTGCG ATGTCCAACCAGCCAGCTAGCGATTGGATACCGAAAACGCTAAAGGAACACGTCGCTCGACTGAGGGATGTCGAAATACTGACCGGATTGTCTTTCCTACCAAAATGGACGCACGCACAAAACGTCGACCAAGAAACCAGAGTTGAAGTCACGCGTTTGCGGCTCAGATTGCCACAGTTTAATAGCCAGTGGATGATGGACTTTTTAAATCAACCGTCAAGTGCAAACCACAAAAATGGGGTTAACAGTCTGATTGCAATGGCATTTTGTGTGACTGTGTATATGCTCAATTTGTAG
- the LOC100175863 gene encoding testin gives MSANGKIVSGVTEKVLTHEVGAGAPCLKCGDKCPGLDLHFWRKICRNCKCKQEDHDVLTSVSTRGIDNIGKLLMQDQDVQPEPTIKSTSPKKSTSPTKNTDKHHKPPVAAPATAPKPNRVTTTAVHEIPNTDQVVPNADQGLNVTIDIGGKKHTLDFGTNDKQVDDSLPSPPNDFPPPPPASEDHAFPAPPPMENSELPPTVPPLPEEFQTKAVLTEKEQSPVKQATPPQSQSPQKNAHPAGNVAVLTTYSNSSSPTKSVGKARKSSTSSSDDGEVEYEWTPPSSDPKLIDSYVRALPKDKQPIVGTAGAKHRKKQLMRQLPSHDQEPSECHDLTEQETKEMSLFVKQYREKALGVAKIEENPKLKSCAECRNPLDEGDVVVWAERTGTERYWHPACFSCSECKELLVDLIYFYHDDRIYCGRHYCELHKPRCAACDELIFAPEYTQAEDCYWHLKHFCCWHCDQPLGGKNYVPHDNQPVCIPCYEKSFAHTCSTCNEIIAPNTEWVTFEEHHWHAHSDCFKCSQCSQSLVGKPCIPKGSMVFCCSKCKREKLPPAQ, from the exons ATGAGTGCGAATGGCAAGATAGTGTCCGGTGTAACCGAG AAAGTTCTCACACATGAAGTAGGGGCGGGCGCTCCATGTTTAAAATGTGGTGATAAGTGCCCGGGTCTAGATCTACATTTTTGGAG AAAAATATGTCGAAACTGCAAGTGTAAGCAAGAAGATCATGACGTTCTCACCTCTGTGTCAACCCGTGGTATTGACAACATCGGTAAGCTACTTATGCAAGATCAAGACGTACAACCGGAACCAACGATAAAATCAACATCACCGAAAAAATCAACATCACCGACGAAAAATACGGACAAACATCACAAACCCCCAGTTGCTGCGCCGGCTACCGCGCCAAAACCGAACAGAGTTACAACTACAGCGGTTCATGAAATCCCCAACACCGACCAGGTCGTCCCCAACGCCGACCAGGGGTTGAATGTAACTATTGATATAGGAGGGAAAAAACACACTCTTGATTTCGGTACGAACGACAAGCAGGTCGACGATTCTCTTCCCTCCCCTCCGAATGATTTCCCTCCTCCCCCTCCCGCATCCGAGGACCATGCCTTCCCTGCTCCCCCGCCGATGGAGAATTCGGAACTACCCCCGACGGTCCCTCCTCTTCCAGAAGAGTTCCAAACGAAGGCAGTTCTTACAGAAAAAGAGCAGTCGCCTGTAAAACAAGCGACTCCTCCTCAAAGCCAATCTCCACAGAAGAACGCACACCCAGCGGGAAATGTAGCTGTGCTGACGACATATTCAAACAGCTCTTCACCAACG AAATCGGTTGGTAAAGCAAGGAAGAGTTCAACATCTTCCAGTGATGACGGAGAGGTGGAATACGAATGGACTCCTCCGTCTTCGGATCCAAAACTG ATCGACAGCTACGTGAGAGCCCTCCCTAAGGACAAACAGCCCATTGTAGGCACCGCAGGAGCGAAACACAGGAAGAAACAACTGATGAGGCAACTACCGTCTCATGATCAAGAGCCAAGCGAATGTCATGACCTTACCGAGCAAGAAACGAAAGAAATGTCGCTTTTCGTGAAGCAGTATAGAGAGAAGGCATTAGGAGTCGCTAAAATAGAAGAAAACCCAAAACTAAAG TCGTGCGCCGAGTGTCGCAACCCATTGGACGAAGGAGACGTGGTAGTGTGGGCAGAACGTACAGGCACCGAGCGGTATTGGCACCCGGCGTGTTTTAGCTGTTCCGAGTGCAAGGAACTGCTGGTGgatcttatttatttttaccacgACGACAGGATCTACTGTGGTCGACACTACTGCGAGTTACACAAACCACGCTGTGCCGCCTGTGACGAG CTTATATTCGCACCCGAGTACACGCAAGCGGAAGATTGTTACTGGCATCTGAAGCACTTCTGCTGCTGGCATTGCGACCAACCTTTGGGTGGTAAGAATTACGTTCCACACGACAACCAACCGGTCTGTATTCCTTGCTATGAGAAATCGTTCGCCCACACTTGCTCAACATGTAATGAG ATAATCGCACCAAACACAGAGTGGGTAACCTTCGAAGAACATCACTGGCACGCTCACTCTGACTGCTTTAAGTGTAGCCAATGTAGTCAATCGCTTGTGGGAAAGCCGTGTATTCCAAAAGGAAGCATGGTGTTTTGCTGCAGCAAGTGCAAACGGGAAAAACTACCACCAGCCCAGTAA
- the LOC100177356 gene encoding agmatinase, mitochondrial: MLLVRSRLVARAVQKQCQKVERRNYVTKVFNTPLSGMEMARCGGIASMMRLPIASSTEGLDACFVGVPIDHGTSNRSGTRFGPREIRTSSVLVREVNVATGATPFQSLMVADVGDVWVNLYNLPDACRSIKEGFAKIVANGCIPLAAGGDHTITYPILQAIADKYGPVGLVHVDAHGDCNDTMLGEKIAHGTPFRRAVEEGLLDTKRVVQIGLRGSGYSVDDHKFQLDNGFRVVPAEQCWHKSLSPLMKEVKEQMGDGPVYVSFDIDALDPAFAPGTGTPEIGGLTSIQGLEVVRGCRGMNVVGADLVEVSPPYDTTGTTALTGANLLFEMLCVLPGVKYNN, translated from the exons ATGTTGCTCGTTCGAAGCCGGTTAGTTGCACGTGCTGTACAGAAGCAATGTCAGAAAGTAGAAAGGAGAAATTATGTAACTAAAGTATTTAATACCCCGTTGAGCGGAATGGAAATGGCTCGCTGTGGAG GTATTGCAAGTATGATGCGACTTCCAATAGCTTCGTCAACAGAAGGACTGGATGCTTGTTTTGTTGGTGTTCCTATTGACCATGGTACTTCAAATAGGTCGGGAACAAG GTTTGGACCTAGGGAAATACGTACATCTTCAGTGTTGGTTCGTGAAGTGAATGTAGCAACTGGCGCAACACCGTTTCAGTCACTTATG GTTGCTGACGTAGGAGATGTTTGGGTTAATTTATACAACTTACCAGACGCATGCAGAAGTATTAAAGAGGGTTTTGCAAAAATTGTTGCAAATGGTTGCATTCCATTAGCCGCAG GTGGAGATCACACCATAACATATCCTATTCTGCAAGCAATAGCTGACAA GTATGGTCCAGTAGGTTTGGTTCACGTTGATGCACATGGTGACTGCAACGACACGATGCTTGGTGAAAAAATTGCACATGGAACGCCATTCAGACGAGCTGTAGAAGAAGGCTTGCTTGACACGAAGCGAGTGGTGCAGATTGGCCTGCGTGGTTCTGGATACTCAGTTGACGATCACAAGTTTCAATTGGACAAT GGTTTCCGAGTTGTACCAGCTGAGCAATGCTGGCATAAGTCTCTTTCCCCATTGATGAAGGAAGTGAAAGAACAAATGGGAGATGGACCAGTGTATGTAAG CTTCGACATTGATGCGTTGGACCCTGCCTTTGCTCCTGGGACTGGAACCCCTGAAATAGGTGGTCTCACTTCTATTCAGGGACTTGAGGTCGTAAGGGGTTGTCGTGGAATGAATGTGGTTGGAGCTGACCTTGTGGAAGTATCGCCACCTTATGATACAACAG GAACAACCGCTCTTACTGGTGCTAATCTATTGTTTGAGATGCTGTGTGTTCTACCTGGTGTAAAGTACAACAACTAA
- the LOC100180543 gene encoding agmatinase, mitochondrial-like isoform X1: MLFPRSYIFARVAKQHCKTISNRNYVTKKFNTPLSGMEMARCGGIASMMRLPIASSTEGLDACFVGVPIDHGTSNRPGTRFGPREIRSSSVVVHEVNVTTGATPFQSLMVADVGDVWVNLYNLPDTCRSIKESFAKMIANGCIPLTAGGDHTITYPILQAIAGKYGPVGLVHVDAHGDCSDTMLGEKIAHGTPFRRAVEEGLLDTKRVVQIGLRGSGYSVDDNKYQLDNGFRVVPAEQCWHKSLSPLMNEVKEQMGDGPVYISFDIDALDPAFAPGTGTPEIGGLTSIQGLEVVRGCRGMNVVGADLVEVSPPYDTTGITALTGANLLFEMLCILPGVKYDK, from the exons ATGTTGTTTCCTCGAAGCTATATATTTGCTCGTGTTGCGAAACAGCATTGTAAAACAATATCAAACAGAAATTATGTTACCAAAAAATTTAACACCCCTTTAAGTGGAATGGAAATGGCTCGCTGTGGAG GTATTGCAAGTATGATGCGACTTCCAATAGCTTCGTCAACAGAAGGACTGGATGCTTGTTTTGTTGGTGTTCCTATTGACCATGGTACTTCAAATAGACCCGGAACTAG ATTTGGCCCGAGAGAAATCCGATCTTCTTCTGTGGTAGTGCATGAAGTTAATGTTACAACTGGTGCCACACCATTTCAATCACTCATG GTTGCTGACGTAGGAGATGTATGGGTTAATCTATACAACTTACCAGATACATGCAGAAGTATTAAAGAAAGTTTTGCCAAAATGATTGCAAATGGTTGCATTCCATTAACTGCAG GTGGAGATCACACCATAACATATCCTATTCTACAAGCAATAGCTGGCAA GTATGGGCCTGTGGGTTTGGTTCACGTTGATGCACATGGCGACTGCAGCGACACAATGCTTGGTGAAAAAATTGCTCATGGAACACCATTTAGACGAGCTGTAGAAGAAGGCTTACTTGACACTAAGCGAGTGGTGCAGATAGGCCTGCGTGGTTCTGGTTACTCAGTTGATGATAATAAGTACCAGTTAGACAac GGTTTCCGAGTGGTTCCAGCTGAGCAATGCTGGCATAAGTCTCTCTCCCCATTGATGAATGAAGTGAAAGAACAAATGGGAGATGGACCAGTGTATATAAG CTTTGACATTGATGCGTTAGACCCAGCATTTGCTCCTGGAACTGGAACCCCTGAAATCGGTGGACTCACTTCTATTCAGGGACTTGAGGTCGTAAGGGGTTGTCGTGGAATGAATGTGGTTGGAGCTGACCTTGTGGAAGTATCGCCACCTTATGATACAACAG GAATAACCGCTCTTACTGGTGCAAATCTTCTGTTCGAGATGTTGTGCATTCTACCGGGTGTGAAATAtgacaaataa
- the LOC100180543 gene encoding agmatinase, mitochondrial-like isoform X2, whose protein sequence is MMRLPIASSTEGLDACFVGVPIDHGTSNRPGTRFGPREIRSSSVVVHEVNVTTGATPFQSLMVADVGDVWVNLYNLPDTCRSIKESFAKMIANGCIPLTAGGDHTITYPILQAIAGKYGPVGLVHVDAHGDCSDTMLGEKIAHGTPFRRAVEEGLLDTKRVVQIGLRGSGYSVDDNKYQLDNGFRVVPAEQCWHKSLSPLMNEVKEQMGDGPVYISFDIDALDPAFAPGTGTPEIGGLTSIQGLEVVRGCRGMNVVGADLVEVSPPYDTTGITALTGANLLFEMLCILPGVKYDK, encoded by the exons ATGATGCGACTTCCAATAGCTTCGTCAACAGAAGGACTGGATGCTTGTTTTGTTGGTGTTCCTATTGACCATGGTACTTCAAATAGACCCGGAACTAG ATTTGGCCCGAGAGAAATCCGATCTTCTTCTGTGGTAGTGCATGAAGTTAATGTTACAACTGGTGCCACACCATTTCAATCACTCATG GTTGCTGACGTAGGAGATGTATGGGTTAATCTATACAACTTACCAGATACATGCAGAAGTATTAAAGAAAGTTTTGCCAAAATGATTGCAAATGGTTGCATTCCATTAACTGCAG GTGGAGATCACACCATAACATATCCTATTCTACAAGCAATAGCTGGCAA GTATGGGCCTGTGGGTTTGGTTCACGTTGATGCACATGGCGACTGCAGCGACACAATGCTTGGTGAAAAAATTGCTCATGGAACACCATTTAGACGAGCTGTAGAAGAAGGCTTACTTGACACTAAGCGAGTGGTGCAGATAGGCCTGCGTGGTTCTGGTTACTCAGTTGATGATAATAAGTACCAGTTAGACAac GGTTTCCGAGTGGTTCCAGCTGAGCAATGCTGGCATAAGTCTCTCTCCCCATTGATGAATGAAGTGAAAGAACAAATGGGAGATGGACCAGTGTATATAAG CTTTGACATTGATGCGTTAGACCCAGCATTTGCTCCTGGAACTGGAACCCCTGAAATCGGTGGACTCACTTCTATTCAGGGACTTGAGGTCGTAAGGGGTTGTCGTGGAATGAATGTGGTTGGAGCTGACCTTGTGGAAGTATCGCCACCTTATGATACAACAG GAATAACCGCTCTTACTGGTGCAAATCTTCTGTTCGAGATGTTGTGCATTCTACCGGGTGTGAAATAtgacaaataa
- the LOC100178172 gene encoding UPF0561 protein C2orf68 homolog — protein sequence MSSSGSSEEDEPTTRDKRTLDMNHGFLYHIRRNQYDRDNYDKKVKNDRINKKAQVNRNYRPENKHYQPPSKRGDKNDESSRTDKGKSLFKLEYTSDNGKVHSIMVKENDEPLRLAKRLVNTAGIPPDLLETLEWKISQEQLKRKK from the exons ATGAGTAGCAGTGGTAGCAGTGAAGAAGATGAACCAACTACGAGAGACAAACGCACACTGGATATGAATCATGGTTTTCTTTATCATATAAGAAGAAACCAGTATGACCG GGACAACTATGATAAGAAGGTGAAAAATGATCGAATTAACAAGAAAGCACAAGTGAATCGGAACTACCGACCTGAAAATAAG CACTACCAACCCCCTTCTAAACGAGGTGATAAAAATGATGAATCCTCAAGAACAGACAAaggaaaaagtttatttaaactggaATACACATCGGATAATGGAAAAGTCCACTCAATAATG GTCAAAGAAAATGATGAACCACTCAGGCTGGCAAAGAgattggtcaacactgcagGAATTCCTCCAGACCttctggaaacactggagtGGAAAATAAGCCAAGAACAGTTGAAGCGAAAAAAATGA